The region TTCTCCTAGCTATTATATCCGGTCTTATGCTCTTTGATATTGCTATCAACCCTCTTTTGAAATCCTACTTTGCCAATCAAACTCAAAGGGAAGAAGCTCTGCAACAAAGCAGAGAAGTTTTAAAAGAACTTTCCAGGCTGGAATTCTCTATTAAAGGATTCTATTATTTGAAGTCCGTACTTCCTTTAAATATTGAGGAGTTGGATGAAAAGACGAAATATAACTACCTTTTTGATTATGATGACAATGGTGACACATATAATGTAAAAATAAGGGGGAATATTTCCTTAAACACCACAAAAAAGCTCATGGAGGAATTTAATTTGACTGGAAAGCTTTATTCCACAGATAAGGGGTTCCTGTATATCTTCACAATCAAAAAGGTATATTAAGGCCACTTGAAATCGACTTTTTTTGCTATCGGAAGACTTCCCTTATCCAGGAAATACTCTTCGAAAATTTTCATAGACTAACCGGGGAAGTTCAATATCAAGGTCATAATCATAAGGAGTGCTTGTAACCAGACAACGCCTTGCTAATAAGTAAGGTTCAGGTTTTTCAGCATATAAAAAAGCTTCCACCAATACAAAAGCGCCTTTGTACATTTCTGTGCTCATATTGGCTTTTTTTACAATTACCTTTATCTCTTGCCCTTCCTTTTTGGAGAATTTCAGCGTTAAAAGCGTCTCTTCTTTTCTTCTTGTAAGCGAGACAATCTTCCCACATAAAACAACTAGATTATAGGCTTTCATTTCTTCTCCTTTTTCTTTTTTTGCTTAAAATGCTATCATTATATTGCCAAGTATATTGAATCGAGGTGACTTATGGAAAAACCAAGGGTAGCTTTAATCGCTCATGACAAAAAGAAAATTGATCTCATAATGTTTGTAAAAGAAAATATCGAAACCTTCAAATTTTGCGAGTTATACGCAACGGGGACTACAGGCAAATTTCTAAGGGAAAAATTGAGTTTACCGGTAAACGCGGTGCATTCAGGTCCTCTTGGCGGCGACATTCAGATAGGTGCCCTCCTTGTAGAAGGGAAAATGGACTTCGTTATATTTCTCCGAGACCCTCTGACCGCTCAACCTCACGAGCCTGACATTTCAGCTTTGATGAGAGTTTGCGATGTTCTCAATATCCCTCTGGCTACCAACCTCGCAACGGCAGAAGCCCTGGTGGTTGAAATCAAAAGCATTTTAAAGAGCTCAGAGCTCTGAAACGACTAAGATCGAAGCTGGAAAAAGGGAATATTTTCCAAAGGCCTCTTCTATCTTGAGAGATGTATCCATAAGATCTCTTCTGGCACCTAAAAAGCTGAGTTGCTCGGAAAGGGTATTAAAAGGCTTCAATCTATTGCAAGAGACCCCTAAAGCCCTTATAGGCTCTTTATTCCAAAGTTCTTCGATCAGCCAGTAAAGTACCTGATTCATTCTCTGGACGTTTGAAAGCGGAAAGTTAAGTTTTCTCGATGTTCTGACCGCACTAAAATCCGAATATTTCAAAAACAAACTGACCCCCTCTGCCTCAAACCCTTTCCTTCTCATTCTGTAAATCACCTTTGCCCCTAAAAAACAGGCAACCCTTTTCAAGAGTTCTCCATCTTCTATATTCCTTGAAAGTGTCATGGAATGGCCTATAGACTTTGGAGGAGAATTTTTAAAGAACTCGGCACGTGAGAAGGAACAGGCCAGAAGGGCTTTTTTCAAGCCAAGCAAGGCATTCCCAAAATTGCTGTAAAGAAAGAAATCATCTGCTTCGATAAACTCAATGGCTTTTTCATAGCCATAGCTCGAAAGTTTTATCAAAGTGTGGGGTCCGATGCCGGGAATATCCTTTACATCTACCTGTTTCAAAAACTCCTTTTCTGCTCCCCGGCAAATCACCACAAATCCATCGGGTTTCCTGAAATCGCTTCCGATTTTTGCCAGTATGGGGTTAGCAGCAATACCAATAGAAGCAGTTAACCCAAATTCCTTTATTAATCTCAGTTTAAGACCCTTCAATTGACGAAGTGCTTCTTTCAAATTTTCAAAATGAGCAAGATCAATATAAGCTTCATCGATGCTGGTCACTAAAATCTCTGGCGAAATGCTGTGAAGAAGCTTCATAATTTCCCGGGATACGTATTCGTATTTCTTGCCATCAGCTTCAACAGGAATTGCTTCAGGGCATAATTTTAAGGCTTCATGTGCTGGCATACCAGAGCGAACACCCTTTCTCTTCGCCTCATAGCTTGCTGTTGTAACAACAGAATGCCTTAACCCTTTCCCGGTAACTATAATGGCTTTCCCTTTCAGATAAGGGTTAGAAGCCTGTTCAACGCTTGCAAAAAAGGCATCCATATCTATATGTGCCACGTAATTGAGCGTATTACCACCCTCCCGGTCTGGAGCAGAACCATTTTTTCAAATCCTCATGATATTCAAGAACATAAGAACCGCGAGAACTCACCACGGAAAAATAATACACACATCTGTTTCCCTTCTTTTCCATCCAGAGATATGTGATGCTCTTTATATAAATTTTTATACCATCATAGCTGAACCTAACAGGGTAAAAACCGCTTTCCCCAAAATAAACTATTGTCTTTATTTGCCTTTTTTCGGTCAACATATCATCATCTCATACATGAAATTATGATTAGGTATATATTAGTATACCATTATTTGATAGCTTAAATCAAGGAGATAATGTCAAAAAATTTCTGCTGTCAGGGAAACCAACGTAAAAATAGCTCATTTGATGAAATTGTCTGATTAATCCGAGGAAAATTTTGTTAAAATCAATATATAGAATGTCACAAGAATAAATCGAGATCCGAGAATCCAAGAGAAAACGACGTTCAGTTTGTTGTCGGTTGTGGGTTATGGATTGAAGGTTGTACGGCAGCTACGCTGAGCTAAATTAAAGCTCAGGCTGTGCGCGACGAAGTCACTTATAGCAGCTTTCTTGCTACTTGCAACTCGTAACTCGGTATTTAATTCTCGGACTCTCGGTTCTCGTAACTCGGTTCTTATCCGCCGCAGGCGCATAGCCATTCCGGAGGCAAGGCTGTGGCATAGTCATGCATAGCCTGGGCGAAGTCCAGCATAGCTGTTTTTATTGTTTCTCTCGTGACTCGCAACTCGAATCTCGTAACTCGGTTCTTATCCGCCGCAGGCGCATAGCCATTCCGGATGCAAGGCCGTGACACAGTCACGCATAGCCTGGGCGAAGTCCAGCATAGCTGTTTTTATTGTTTCTCTCGTGACTCGCAACTCGAATCTCGTAACTCGGTTCTTATCCGCCGCAGGCGCATAGCCATTCCGGATGCAAGGCCGTGACATAGTCACGCATAGCCTGGGCGAAGTCCAGCATAGATGTTTTTATTGTTTCTCTCGTGACTCGCAACTCGAATCTCGGCATTTATTTAGGAGGTTTTAACTTTGAAAAGGATCGCATTGATTTTCGGGACAAGACCAGAGGCTGTTAAAATGGCGCCTTTATACCATGCATTGAAGAATTCAGATATGCAACCGGTAGTGATAGCCACCGCACAGCACAGGGAAATGCTGGATCAAGCATTAAGGCTTTTTGAGGTAATTCCAGACTATGACCTCGATGTTATGAGGGAACGACAGAGTTTATCAGGGTTAACTTCAAGACTCATTTCTTCAATTGATGGAGTCTTTATGGAAAATTCTTTTGATTTTGCACTTGTTCAGGGCGATACGACTTCAACCTTTGCAGGAAGTCTGGTTGCCTTTTATCATAAAGTGCCTGTCGGACACGTTGAAGCTGGTTTGAGAACCATGGATATATACAATCCTTTCCCCGAAGAAGCAAATCGAAGGCTAAGCGGGACCATTGCTACTTATCATTATGCTCCCACAGAAATGGCAATGAAGAACCTCCTTAATGAAGGTATTGACAGAGGAAATATATTGATAACCGGAAACACGGTCATCGATGCGCTTCTATGGACACTTAAGCATAAAAAAGAAGAAGTGCATAAATTCAGAGAAACTTTGGGTGTTGAAAGAGGAGAATACTTGCTTGTCACCATGCACAGGCGTGAAAATTGGGGTGAACCCATCAGGCAGGTTATGAAGGCAATTAAAGACATTCTCGCAGAAAAACCTGAACTCAAAGTAATTTTTCCAGTGCACTTGAACCCCGCTGTAAGGGAAACTGTTTACAGTGAATTGGGCGGACATAACAGTGTCTTGCTGCTTGATCCCCTTGATTATCTGCCTTTTGTTTCTCTCATGGAGGGGGCAAAATTGATATTAACAGATTCAGGCGGTATACAGGAGGAGGCACCGGCTTTAGGCAAGCCAACACTTGTTTTAAGAAAAACAACCGAACGTCCGGAGGCTATAAAAGCTGGCACTGCAAAACTTGTCGGCACAGAAAGAACAACGGTCGTTGAAGAAACATTGAAGCTTCTGGATTCTGCAGAAGAATATAAAAAAATGGCAAAGGCTGCTAATCCCTTTGGAGACGGTAAGGCTTCTGAAAGGATAGTTGATCATCTCAAAAAAGTCTTAGGAGTGTGAAGGAATGGATTCAATATCTATGTCTGTGCTCATCAAACTGGTTCAAATTTTTGTTATAGTTCCTTTGAGTGTTTCTTTCATCATTTTCAACAGGCTATCAAGAACCAAACATTGGGCATGGGACTTGTTCTGGGGCACATATGCTTTGAACAGGATTGCTTTTTTCTTTTTCTGGTACAAGGGAACTTATTTATGGTTTTTCCTAAACATAGCCTTGCTTACTCTAGAGGCCTTTTCTTTGAATGAATTGTTCAGATTTTATACTGGTAAATCAAGCAAGCTGGGGTTCTTTTCCTCTTTATTGATGTTTCCTGTCGCGATGTTTGTTTTTTTACTCCTGAAAATTTCTTTCTCAATAAGGCTTTGGGAGTTTTTTACGGTCGTTATTTATCTTTGATTTTTCTCGGCATTGTAATGATAAATTTTGGAATTGGTTTGATTCGCAAATATTCAGGTACAATGCGAACAGGCATAGCAATTGGTTGGGTAATTTTCATATCAGGTATTTCTACAGCTTTCTCAATAATAACTAAATTGGTTACTATCCTTCACACTGCTCAAACGATTTTCAATATTTTTCTCGTGGTATCTCTATTCGTTACCTACCTACTGTTCAGGGTTGAAATTGAAGTCCGCAAAAGAAACATGCTCGAAATACTTTATGATAGTATCTCAAAAAGCATCTCAAATGTTGCCATGTTCAGATTTACCCAAAAAGGGGAGAAGATTTATTCCAATCCTCTGGCTTCAAAACTCTTTGCCACAGTAACCAACCTTTACGAATTTGATAAAACCCTCAATGAACCTGAGAAGTTTCGCAGTGGAGTTGAAAATGCATTGAAAACAGGAAAACCATCTTTCTTGAAGTTAGAAATAAACGAAAGGGAATTCATATCTTATATTTATCCTTGTAAATTCAATGGTGAGAATACAGTAGATATAGTAATTCTTGATTCCCCGGAGTTAAAAGAAATCGAAAACGAATTGAAGAGTGCGATAGAGAACTTAAAAAAACAAATCGACCAGCAACTTAACTTTTTCGCTGACATGGTTCATGAATTAAAAAGCCCTTTAACAATAATCAAAGGATACACGGAAATGCTGGAATCGAGCGCAACAGTTGAT is a window of Kosmotoga arenicorallina S304 DNA encoding:
- a CDS encoding methylglyoxal synthase — encoded protein: MEKPRVALIAHDKKKIDLIMFVKENIETFKFCELYATGTTGKFLREKLSLPVNAVHSGPLGGDIQIGALLVEGKMDFVIFLRDPLTAQPHEPDISALMRVCDVLNIPLATNLATAEALVVEIKSILKSSEL
- a CDS encoding DNA polymerase Y family protein gives rise to the protein MDAFFASVEQASNPYLKGKAIIVTGKGLRHSVVTTASYEAKRKGVRSGMPAHEALKLCPEAIPVEADGKKYEYVSREIMKLLHSISPEILVTSIDEAYIDLAHFENLKEALRQLKGLKLRLIKEFGLTASIGIAANPILAKIGSDFRKPDGFVVICRGAEKEFLKQVDVKDIPGIGPHTLIKLSSYGYEKAIEFIEADDFFLYSNFGNALLGLKKALLACSFSRAEFFKNSPPKSIGHSMTLSRNIEDGELLKRVACFLGAKVIYRMRRKGFEAEGVSLFLKYSDFSAVRTSRKLNFPLSNVQRMNQVLYWLIEELWNKEPIRALGVSCNRLKPFNTLSEQLSFLGARRDLMDTSLKIEEAFGKYSLFPASILVVSEL
- the wecB gene encoding non-hydrolyzing UDP-N-acetylglucosamine 2-epimerase: MKRIALIFGTRPEAVKMAPLYHALKNSDMQPVVIATAQHREMLDQALRLFEVIPDYDLDVMRERQSLSGLTSRLISSIDGVFMENSFDFALVQGDTTSTFAGSLVAFYHKVPVGHVEAGLRTMDIYNPFPEEANRRLSGTIATYHYAPTEMAMKNLLNEGIDRGNILITGNTVIDALLWTLKHKKEEVHKFRETLGVERGEYLLVTMHRRENWGEPIRQVMKAIKDILAEKPELKVIFPVHLNPAVRETVYSELGGHNSVLLLDPLDYLPFVSLMEGAKLILTDSGGIQEEAPALGKPTLVLRKTTERPEAIKAGTAKLVGTERTTVVEETLKLLDSAEEYKKMAKAANPFGDGKASERIVDHLKKVLGV
- a CDS encoding sensor histidine kinase is translated as MIFLGIVMINFGIGLIRKYSGTMRTGIAIGWVIFISGISTAFSIITKLVTILHTAQTIFNIFLVVSLFVTYLLFRVEIEVRKRNMLEILYDSISKSISNVAMFRFTQKGEKIYSNPLASKLFATVTNLYEFDKTLNEPEKFRSGVENALKTGKPSFLKLEINEREFISYIYPCKFNGENTVDIVILDSPELKEIENELKSAIENLKKQIDQQLNFFADMVHELKSPLTIIKGYTEMLESSATVDQERMLLSIHQAVDYQLSLINNLIEMSKIQTSKSELKIEKVDLSEIITDVSYQFIDISSKKGIKLEIEENKLPKEFYTDASKLKRILINLLDNAFKFTISGKIKISVSPHNGDVYFEVKDTGIGIKKEFLDRIFDRYSIEKGAMNRELNPSGTGIGLYLTRELVELLGGKIKLFSEYGKGTTVYFTIPNIKKEG